Part of the Candidatus Zymogenus saltonus genome is shown below.
CGGCTTTAATATTTTCCGCCGACTGCTGTTTTGCGGTGAATTATGAGGGGAAGCCGAAGATCAAGGATGACGGCGACTACGGGTACTATCTATGGAGGGACAACAACAAGGTCTGGCATATAGTGACGATAACCGGCGATACACCGCACACCTTTTCCGGGGAGATCATCCTGACCAGGGGGGAGTTTGATGTGGTCGAGAAGGAGGAAAAGGGGATCGTCGAGACGATCTTTAAATACGTCTCGAGGATCATGGGGAAGGAGGAAGAGGCGAACAAAAAGAAGGGGAAGTTGAAAAAGGAGAGGGAAAAGCGGATAGACGAGAAGGAGAAGGGGGAAAAGTGGGAGCTTCTTGAGAAGAAGATAGAGGGGACGGATGTGGATAAGTCGGGAGACAAGGTATTGAAAGATGATTTAAAGGGAAGGGAAGTCTCCGTGGTGAACGAGCGTAAGATAGAGTTCTCCTTTAATTCCAAGGACGAGAAAAAGGGCTTCAATTTCAAGGTCAAGGGGAACTCCCCGTGCGTGATATTTGACCTTATGATAGACGGAAAGAGGAATATCAGGAGGATCTACATCGGGGAGAATAACGTAAGGCCGAGGCACCTCCCGATCAACAAATGCCGTTAGGGGCTAATGCGGGGGAGGGCCGAAGCGTGCAGGGCGGGCGGGTAGAACAGGCGGAAAGGGCGAGTGGTTCGAACACGCGGGCAGGCCAGCGGTCTATATTTCTTGTCGGCCTTGTGCCATGTCCTCAACGGCACTTTATCATTTGGAGTGCGAACGGGCACTCGCGTTGGTAAATCCAAATTTGCGAATTGTTTTAATCAGGGGACTAATGTCCCGTTTATTTGTCATATGATGACTTCGGGGGAGCGAAATGGGCAAATATCAGGTTGAAAAAAGCATTGAAGAGATCAACCAGAAGATCAAGAGCGGAAAGGTCGTGGTGGTCACCGCGGAGGAGATGGTCGATATAGTGAGAAGCGAGGGGGAGGTGAACGCCGCAAAGAGGGTGGACGTGGTCACGACAGGAACCTTCGGACCTATGTGCTCTTCCGGGGCTTTTTTCAACTTCGGTCACTCGACGCCCAAGATAAGGGCGTCAAGGGTACTTCTGAACAACGTCCCCGCCTATTCCGGGATTGCGGCGGTGGACTTCTATCTCGGGGTGACGGAGCCCTCCCTGGACGACCCCCTGAACAAAGTCTATCCGGGACATTTCCCGTACGGGGGGGGACACGTGATTCAGGACCTAGTGGCCGGGGAGAGGGTCGAATTCGTCGCCGAGTCCTACGGCACGGATTGCTACCCGAGCAAGGTCTTGAAAAAGAAGATGGGGCTCAAGGATTTCCCCTACGCGATGCTGTTAAATCCGAGAAACGCCTATCAGAACTACAACGTCGGGGTCAACCTGGGCAAAAAGACCATATATACTTATATGGGCGTTCTAAGGCCGAATCTCCAGAACGCCAACTACTGCAGCGCCGGCGTGCTGTCCCCTCTATTTAACGATCCCTACTTCAGGACGATCGGGCTCGGCACGAGGATATTTTTGGGCGGCGGAGAGGGCTACGTGATATGGCACGGGACCCAGCATAATCCGAAGCCGGTCAGAGGCGAGAAGGGCGTCCCCATGGTTCCCGCCGGGACCCTGTCCGTAATGGGGGAGCTAAAGAAGATGAGCCCCAAATTCCTCGTGGGGGTGAGCCTTATGGGGTACGGCAGCTCCATGGCCGTGGGGGTCGGGGTGCCGATCCCCATCCTCAACGAGGAGATGGCGTATCACACCTCCGTCTCCGACGAGGAGATAACGGCCCAGATCGTAGACTACAGCGTGGACTACCCCCAGGGAACCGGAAAGACCCTGGGGACGACCACCTACGCCGCCCTGAAATCGGGGACAATAGTCCTTAACGGGAAGGAGATACAGACGGTGCCCTTGTCGAGCTTTGTGAAGGCGCGTGAGATAGCCGACATTTTGAAGGATTGGATCGTGAAGGGGAATTTTTACCTGACCGAGCCGCAGGTCTTGATTCCGTCCAAGAAGTAGCGGCCTCGCCGAAAAAAACGGCCTGCTTAATCTGTTTCACACCAATAAGGGGGTTTGCCGGTCGGGGACTTGAGGTGCTGATCCTTAGATAAGAGATGCCGGGGATTTTTAAATGGGGGGGATTGATCTTTTTCAATCCGCTCCCTTGGATTTTGGGCTATCAAAAAGATAGTTCAGCTTTTTAATGGGCGGGGATTGTATTACGGTTTCCCAGCAAGAGCGTTTTGATCAAATACATTCGCTTTTCTTCGAGGTTCGGCGGGAATTGTTTTCCATCCTTAATTTTTTTGTGGGCAAATCACGACAGGTCGGTTGAATCTATGAGGAGCTGAATAATAAACGGCCAATGTCATAGTCGCCGCCGGTTGCAGAAGAGTGAAGTTTTGCCCCCCTCAAAACCCCGCCTCCTGTGAAAAAAATTCCTTTGACCTTGCGCAGTAAGCGATCCGATGAACTTCAGATCCAAAGGGTGTGGAGTAGAAAAAAGTATGTTCCGCCCGGCCGTATAGGATACACCGCTCTGATTGAGGGGCGTTCGGATTGTCCGGGGGGTCCGGTCTCTGTTAGACAAATATCATGGGGGGGGATGAAAGGAGCGTTAGGGTGGAGAATAGCGTTGTTCTATAATCTGTCGAGTGATTTGTCCAAATGTGTGTTTTTTAGGGGGGCTATCTCCTGATATATATTTGACCAGGGTGCCTGACGGTTATCGAGGGTCCGTTGCGCTCCCTTATCGTTCCGGTCGTCTCCACGACCTTTCCCCTGTATTTGGATGCGGGATCGCCGATCCCCTCGTCTTTAAAATATTGGAGATTATTCGCCGGTATAAAGACCGTGAAGTCGGTGGAGAAATCCTCGCCGAAGTTCAAAAAGACGCCGAAGCCCTTGTCTTCCGTACGTTTTACCCTTCCCACCACAGTCTTTGAAAGGCCGATGTGTCTTCCCGCGTCTTCGGCGGGTATCACCCATCTGTTGACATCCGCCCATATGCCTCGCCCCTCTTTTCTGGCAATCTCCATCTTGTGAGAGAGCTCACCGTAGTGCTTTAAGTTAGGGGGATATGGAAGGGCAACGGCGGCCCCCAGCTCGACCAGCCTCAGGTTTACGAACATATCATCCACGTACACGTAAGCGAGCGTCCTCCCGTAATTGTCGGTTCTCTCGAGGTCGGCTTCGAGCCTAACCTCTTTCCCCTCGGTCAGCTTCTTGTTGATTTTTTTGGCCTCGATCCCGTAATACTCCACGGGCTTGAGTCCCCCCGATTCCGGGGCGTCGATCCCGATGTAGCGGACCGTCCTGTAGTCGGACAGCACTATGGTGTCCCCGTCGATTACCTCTTTTACGTAAACCGTCTTTGGGGTCTGGGCGTAGAGAGGGGATAACCTTGGAACCGCGAGGAAAGCCGAAAAAATGAAAAGGGCGGCTATTAATGCCGCCCTCTTAATATTAATATCAACATTACGCATCTCTACCTCCGGTATGAGCCCGGGACCTCCACTATGATCAGGTTTACCTTCTTCTCTTCCTTTTTCTCCGCTGCTATCGCGACCCCCTCTTCCGGCTCCTCGGTTATGGTCAGGGTCGGCTTCGCCTCGGCCTCGATTACCGTTAGAATAAAAGGCTCCTTGGTGGAATCGCCGTTTCTCTCTATCGTGGTATCTCCGGTTACGCCCTTGTAGTCCCTGATGGAAAGGAGGGCCGGCATCATCTCATCCCTTTTGCTTACGCCCTGGGTTCTCATGAGGAACTGTATCATCTTGATGGTGTCGTAGCCGTAGGCCTCGTAGGTTCCGGGCTCTTTTCCGTAAACGGTCTTGAAATCTTCAACGAAGCTCTTGACATTGGGTCTGTCGCTGTGCGGCGTGAAGGAATCGGCGAAGTAGGAACCGATGAGCATATCGCCCGTGATATCTAAGATATTTGAGTTGTTCCAGCCGTCGGTGCCAAGGAGGGTGACTCCTTTAAGGTCGTAGAAGAAGACATACGGCACGATCATTCCAACCGAGCTGTAGTGATCGGGGATGAAGATGGCGTCGAACGTGACCTTCTCCTTGCTGCTTCCGGTGGCGGAGATGAGTTCCTTCATGGTGGCCCTGAAATCCGCCGTTTCGGACGTGTATGATTTGACCCCGACAACGCTGCATCCGTATAGGCTTACCTCCCTGGAAAAAAGCTCCTTCAAGACCTTGCCGTAGTCGTCCTCCGGATAGAGGATGGCAAACCGGGAAAGCCCCTTGGACTGAATAACGTACCTTACCAGAGAGCGGATCTCGTCAGGATATGTTAGAAAATTTCTGAATACATAAGGGCCTATATCGGTGATATCCCTCTCCTTTGTGAGGGTGATTATCGGAATCGATTGGCGCTGGGCCTCCTCGGCGGCGGCGATGGCCGCCTCCTTGATCATCGGCCCGATTATCAGGGCGACGTCATTGTTGCCCGCAAGCTCCTTGACGGCGTAGGACGCCGTTGTGGCGTCTCCCTTGGAGTCCCTGAAGATGAGTTTTACCTTCGGTCCCTCTGTGAAGCCCTTGCTGCCTGAGGCGAGCTCGAGCCCCTCCCTTACCCTTCTGCCGAATATCGAGGCGCGCCCGGAGAGGGGGAGAATCACCCCAACGGTTATCTCGCTCGACGTCGGGGCGCCCTGGGTCTCCTTCAAAAGGCCCTGGGCCTCGTAATAGTATTCGTGGTCGGGCTGGTTTCTGACTATCTTCAAGAGCTCCGTTCTCGCGTATTCAAGCTCGCCTTCTGCGATGTACCTCTTCGCCAGGACGTAGGAGGCGTAGCCGCCGGCTTCCTTCCCCTCCATGTTCTCGGATACCCTGATAAGCTCCGTCTCCGACAGGTATTCCTCCACCAAGAGCTTGAGCTCTTTTTTTGCCTCGCTCTTAGAGGATATGTCTGCGGCTTTGTCTATCGCCTCGGAGAACCAGTAAACTGCCTGGTATGTATCCCCCAGCTTGATGTAGCTCCTTGCGAGGATCAGATATATCGAGTTATCCGCCCAGGTCTCCTCCGACTCGCGGACGAGAGAGCTGAGTATCCCGACGGCATCGGAGTATTTTTCCGACTTGAAGTACACGTATCCCAGCTTGTAGCGGGCCTCGTCGTAGCTGTCCGACGAGACGAATTCCTGAACGACCCTGAGATAGTGTGTGCGGGCCGAAGAGAGGTCTCCCCTGGCCAGATATATGTCTCCGGCCCTGACAAGCGCGTTGTCCGTAAGGGTGTTGGCCGGGTATTCCTCGATACATACCAGATAGCCGTTCAGGGCCTCGGAATATCTCCCGGATTTGAAGTCGGTCTCGGCTGCACGGTATGTCTCCACCATGCCGCTCTTCGGTTCGGGGAAGCGTCTTCCCCTGCCGGAGGTGTCCGTTATGCAGGATGACAGGACAAAGATCGCGAGAATCACGGGGACGATAGCCCTTAATCCCCCTAATTCCGCGTTAAGTCTTTTAGTATTCATCTTTCAGTCTTCCCAAAAAAACCATGCCGAACAAAAAGTATCTTTAAATAATAGCATAGGAGACTCTTTTTTGCCAAGGAAAATATGGTTTAATTTCGACCACTCCATTTTGACAACGGGTTTTATAAAAAGTGCGATAAAGTATTTAAATTTTGTATAATCTTTTAGGCCAGATGCTCAAGCTGTCGGCTCAAGTTGTTGATATTGAGCTTTGAAAGCGGCTGTGAGGGTAAGGATAAAATCCGACCATTTTCGGGTATTCATCATTAAAGGCTCGGTTTGCTATTTGACTTTTTCCTTCTTCTTGAGGCGGTCGAGAACGGCGTCGCTCGTAAGCTCCCTCAGGGCGTCCGCGGCGATCCACCTTGCGGTGGGCGAATCTATCTCCTTGATCTCGAGGGAGAGCTGAACAGCCCTTTCGTTAAGGCTCGGGTTTCGCTTCCCGATCTGGCGGATCGCCCAGTTGACCGCCTTCTTGACCATGTTCCTTTCGTCTAAAGCCCCCCTTTTTATATCTGAAAAAAAACGGGTGAACGCCTCATCGTCCGCCTTCTTGTCGCTCACCGCAAGCCTCGCCATCATGACGTACCCCGCCCGCTTGACGAACTCCTCCTCCCGCCGTGACCACTCTACCGCTTTGTCATAGGCAAAAGGGGTCTTTTCAAAGAGGTTGGCACAACTCTGGTCGCATGTCTCCCAGTCGTAAAAATCGCCTACCCACTCCTCCATCAGCTCCTCCGTCAAGTTTTTGGGCACTGCGATCATCCCGGCCAGGATCATTGTCTCTCTGATCTTCCTGTCCCATAGCTTTTTGGCGAGTCGGTGGCGGTCGTCGGCGGAAACTCCTTTCCTTATCTCCCGGGCGAGCCTTCTCATCTCCGGGACTTTTACCCCTAAGGCCCGGTCGGGGTCGATGCCGAACCTCGCCATCCCCTCGACCGATTTTGGATCGGCAAACTCTTTGAGCCTCTTGACGATACCCTCCTCTGCAAAATAAATCTTGTCGGAATTGTCCTTCTTTTCCATTATGTTCCTCTCGGTTATTTGCCTGTTTTTTATATCATATTGACGACGCCCGTTCAAGGGCGTTATTATGAGCCGTATTAATATTTCGGCATGTAAAAAATTTGATGCTTCCACGCTGCTTCTTTGCGGATGACGCTCCATCGAGCGTTTCCACGCCAAAGAGGACTCATTAGATATTTTTTTATGTGACACAATAAATAAATTGAATTTTCCCGGACATTCTGATAGGCTATTCATGCTTTTTATGCAATTTTTTTGATAAGGGAAGTTAAATATGAAGACAAATCGGATAATATTGCTCATTTTTTTGGCGCTTTTTTTTATGTCCACATCAGCCGCGGCGGAGGAGGTGACCTTCACGATACTGCACACTAACGATATGCACTCTCACCTCCTGGGCCACAACCCTAACATTGACTACACGCCGAACACGACAAACGACGACGAGACGCTGGGCGGCTGGGCGAGGCTGGCGACCGTTATAAATGAGGAGAAGGCGGCCCGCACAAACACCGTCTTTGTCATGGACGCCGGCGATTTCCTCATGGGGACCCTCTTTCACATGATAAGCAGGGACGAGGCGGCCGAGCTTACCCTCATGAAGGAAATGGGCTACGACTTCACCACCCTGGGAAACCACGAGTTCGACCTGAGGCCCAGAGGTCTCTCCCGCATCCTGAGGTCGGCCGTAAAGAAGGGGGGTATGCCCCAGATCCTGGCGTCGAACACCGTCTTTGATCCTGAGGATGAGGCGGACGACGCCCTCGAGGAGGACTTTGAGGCCGGACTCGTAAAGCGCTACGTCGTCATTGAGAGGGACGGGATAAAGATCGGGCTTTTCGGGATCATAGGCACCGACGCCGCCGAGGTGGCCCCCTTTGCCTCGCCCTTGTCCTTTGGCGATATGATCGAGACATCGAGGGAAATGGTAAAGCTCCTTCGCGAGGAGGAGAAGGTCGACATCGTTATTTGTCTCTCCCACAGCGGGTTGAGGGAGGACAAGGACAGGTCGGAGGATGAGATCCTTGCAAAAGAGGTCTCCGGAATCGACATCATCATCAGCGGACACAGCCATACGGTCGTCCCCGATCCTATCCTGATAAACAATACCATAGTTGTTCAGGCGGGGGAGTACGGCAAATTTATCGGTGTGTTGGATTTCACCGTGGGCGACGACAAAAAAGTATCCCTCGCAAATTACAAGCTCGTCAGCATCGATGACTCCATCAAGGGAGACGAGAGGATAACGGGGCTGATCGAGGAGAGGAAGAGGATTGTTGAGAGGGACGTCCTCACAGGCCTCGGCCTCAAGTTCTCCCAGACGGTCGCCGAGACCGATTACGACATGATCCTGAAAAACGAGGAGGTGGGGATCGGCAACATGGCCACTGACGCCATCCGCTGGGCCGCGAACAAGAGGGTTTACGACCCGGCCGATCCGTTGTCAAGAGTGAGGCTCTCCATCCAGTCAAACGGCCTCATCAGGAGCAACATCCTCGTAGGCAAGACCGGGCGTGTGTGCGTGTCCGACCTCTTCAGGGTCGAGCCGCTGGGTATCGGCGTCGACGACACGATGAGCTATCCCCTCGTGACCTTTTACCTAAACGCCCAGGAGATAAAAAAGGCGATGGAAGTACCCACGTCGATATATCCGATCAAGGGGAGCGACTACTACCTGCAGGTCTCCGGCTTAAAGGTTACGTACAATCCGAAGAGGATGATCTTCGACAGGGTTACGGAGATATTGATCGAAGAGGAAGACGGGAGCTTCGTCCCCCTCGACTACTCCTCTAAAAATAAGGAGCTCTACAGGATTACGACCAACTACTACAACGCGTCGTTTATCAAGGTCGTCGGGAGCTTCACGAATAATATCCTTACAATGGTCCCCAAGGACAGGGACGGAAATAGGATAGAAGACCTCGCCACGGAGAGGATAGACAAGGACCCGGCAACCCCAGGGGTTCAGGAGCTCAAGGATTGGGAGACGATCTTTGAATATGTATCCACCTTTGAGGACGGCGACGGCGACGGGATTAAGGAGATCTCCTATAGATATAAAGGGGCCGAGGGAAGATTTGTCCCCGAGCCGAGCCTCAATCCGGTGAAGCTACTGAAGAGGGGGAACTATCTGACCTGGATCGCGTTCACGGCGGTTGTCGTTGTCCTCGTCATAGTCTTTTTGATAGTCTACGTTCCTG
Proteins encoded:
- a CDS encoding homocysteine biosynthesis protein — protein: MGKYQVEKSIEEINQKIKSGKVVVVTAEEMVDIVRSEGEVNAAKRVDVVTTGTFGPMCSSGAFFNFGHSTPKIRASRVLLNNVPAYSGIAAVDFYLGVTEPSLDDPLNKVYPGHFPYGGGHVIQDLVAGERVEFVAESYGTDCYPSKVLKKKMGLKDFPYAMLLNPRNAYQNYNVGVNLGKKTIYTYMGVLRPNLQNANYCSAGVLSPLFNDPYFRTIGLGTRIFLGGGEGYVIWHGTQHNPKPVRGEKGVPMVPAGTLSVMGELKKMSPKFLVGVSLMGYGSSMAVGVGVPIPILNEEMAYHTSVSDEEITAQIVDYSVDYPQGTGKTLGTTTYAALKSGTIVLNGKEIQTVPLSSFVKAREIADILKDWIVKGNFYLTEPQVLIPSKK
- a CDS encoding thermonuclease family protein produces the protein MRNVDINIKRAALIAALFIFSAFLAVPRLSPLYAQTPKTVYVKEVIDGDTIVLSDYRTVRYIGIDAPESGGLKPVEYYGIEAKKINKKLTEGKEVRLEADLERTDNYGRTLAYVYVDDMFVNLRLVELGAAVALPYPPNLKHYGELSHKMEIARKEGRGIWADVNRWVIPAEDAGRHIGLSKTVVGRVKRTEDKGFGVFLNFGEDFSTDFTVFIPANNLQYFKDEGIGDPASKYRGKVVETTGTIRERNGPSITVRHPGQIYIRR
- a CDS encoding bifunctional metallophosphatase/5'-nucleotidase, which encodes MSTSAAAEEVTFTILHTNDMHSHLLGHNPNIDYTPNTTNDDETLGGWARLATVINEEKAARTNTVFVMDAGDFLMGTLFHMISRDEAAELTLMKEMGYDFTTLGNHEFDLRPRGLSRILRSAVKKGGMPQILASNTVFDPEDEADDALEEDFEAGLVKRYVVIERDGIKIGLFGIIGTDAAEVAPFASPLSFGDMIETSREMVKLLREEEKVDIVICLSHSGLREDKDRSEDEILAKEVSGIDIIISGHSHTVVPDPILINNTIVVQAGEYGKFIGVLDFTVGDDKKVSLANYKLVSIDDSIKGDERITGLIEERKRIVERDVLTGLGLKFSQTVAETDYDMILKNEEVGIGNMATDAIRWAANKRVYDPADPLSRVRLSIQSNGLIRSNILVGKTGRVCVSDLFRVEPLGIGVDDTMSYPLVTFYLNAQEIKKAMEVPTSIYPIKGSDYYLQVSGLKVTYNPKRMIFDRVTEILIEEEDGSFVPLDYSSKNKELYRITTNYYNASFIKVVGSFTNNILTMVPKDRDGNRIEDLATERIDKDPATPGVQELKDWETIFEYVSTFEDGDGDGIKEISYRYKGAEGRFVPEPSLNPVKLLKRGNYLTWIAFTAVVVVLVIVFLIVYVPVKIVKRRKKK
- a CDS encoding DNA alkylation repair protein encodes the protein MEKKDNSDKIYFAEEGIVKRLKEFADPKSVEGMARFGIDPDRALGVKVPEMRRLAREIRKGVSADDRHRLAKKLWDRKIRETMILAGMIAVPKNLTEELMEEWVGDFYDWETCDQSCANLFEKTPFAYDKAVEWSRREEEFVKRAGYVMMARLAVSDKKADDEAFTRFFSDIKRGALDERNMVKKAVNWAIRQIGKRNPSLNERAVQLSLEIKEIDSPTARWIAADALRELTSDAVLDRLKKKEKVK
- a CDS encoding penicillin-binding protein activator, encoding MNTKRLNAELGGLRAIVPVILAIFVLSSCITDTSGRGRRFPEPKSGMVETYRAAETDFKSGRYSEALNGYLVCIEEYPANTLTDNALVRAGDIYLARGDLSSARTHYLRVVQEFVSSDSYDEARYKLGYVYFKSEKYSDAVGILSSLVRESEETWADNSIYLILARSYIKLGDTYQAVYWFSEAIDKAADISSKSEAKKELKLLVEEYLSETELIRVSENMEGKEAGGYASYVLAKRYIAEGELEYARTELLKIVRNQPDHEYYYEAQGLLKETQGAPTSSEITVGVILPLSGRASIFGRRVREGLELASGSKGFTEGPKVKLIFRDSKGDATTASYAVKELAGNNDVALIIGPMIKEAAIAAAEEAQRQSIPIITLTKERDITDIGPYVFRNFLTYPDEIRSLVRYVIQSKGLSRFAILYPEDDYGKVLKELFSREVSLYGCSVVGVKSYTSETADFRATMKELISATGSSKEKVTFDAIFIPDHYSSVGMIVPYVFFYDLKGVTLLGTDGWNNSNILDITGDMLIGSYFADSFTPHSDRPNVKSFVEDFKTVYGKEPGTYEAYGYDTIKMIQFLMRTQGVSKRDEMMPALLSIRDYKGVTGDTTIERNGDSTKEPFILTVIEAEAKPTLTITEEPEEGVAIAAEKKEEKKVNLIIVEVPGSYRR